In the genome of bacterium, the window GAGTGGAACATCCGCAGCCGCGAGGACGCCATCGACTACGCCGCAGCGCACAACGTGCCAATCGTGGCGACCAAGAAAAAAATCTACAGCCGGGATGAGAACCTCTGGCACCTGAGCCACGAGGGCGGCGAGCTGGAGGACCCCTGGAACGAGCCGAAAGAGGAGATGTACCAGCTTTCGGTCTCGCCCGAGAAAGCTCCGGACAAGCCCACCTACCTGACCCTCGATTTCGTCAAGGGCACCCCGGTGGCGCTGGACGGCAAGGCGCTGGGCCCGGTGGCCCTGGTCGAGAAACTGAACGACCTGGGCGGGGCCAACGGCATCGGACGGGTGGACCTGTGCGAAAACCGTCTGGTCGGCATGAAAAGCCGCGGCGTGTACGAAACCCCCGGCGGGGCGATCCTGGTGCGCGCCCTGCGCGAGCTGGAGGAACTCTGCCTGGACCGCGAGAGCATCCGCATGAAAGATTTCCTGGCCGCCAAGTACGCCGATCTGGTTTACAACGGCCAGTGGTTCACCTCCATCCGCGAGCAGCTGGACGCCTACATCGACGCGTCGATGAAATTCGTCACCGGCACGGTGCGCCTGAAGCTCTATAAGGGCAACATCATCACCGCCGGGCGCAAGAGTCCGCACTCGCTCTACCGGATGGAATACGCCACTTTCGGCGCTGAGGAGGTCTATGACCAGTCGGATGCCGAGGGATTTATCAACATCTTCGGCCTGCCGCTGACCGTGGAGGCGATCCTCGAGCGCGAGGGCGCCCGGGCCACCGGACGGCGCGCGGGCAAGGCGTGAGCGCCATGGCCGAGGACAAGGCGAAAAAAGCCTGGGGCGGACGCTTCCAGGAGGAGACCGACCGTCTGATGGAGGAGTTCAACGCCTCTATCGGTTTCGACTGCCGTCTCTGGCGCGAGGACATCCAGGGCAGCCGGGCCTATGCCGAGGCCCTGGAGCGAGCCGGGATAATCACCGCCGCCGAGCGCGACAGCCTTCTGGCGGGCCTGGACAAGGTGGCCTCCGAGGTCGAGCGCGGCGAGTTCGAGTGGCGGGAGCAGGACGAGGACGTGCACATGGCGGTCGAGCGCCGTCTGACCGAGATCGTGGGCGCTGTGGGCGGCAAG includes:
- a CDS encoding argininosuccinate synthase: MKKQVKKIVLAYSGGLDTSIIIPWLKENYPGSEVVAFAANVGQREDLSGLEAKALKTGASKCIVKDVREEFVTDYIWPTLRSGAVYERKYLLGTSMARPLIAKYMVAVAEAEGADAVSHGATGKGNDQVRFELTTKALNPALKIIAPWREWNIRSREDAIDYAAAHNVPIVATKKKIYSRDENLWHLSHEGGELEDPWNEPKEEMYQLSVSPEKAPDKPTYLTLDFVKGTPVALDGKALGPVALVEKLNDLGGANGIGRVDLCENRLVGMKSRGVYETPGGAILVRALRELEELCLDRESIRMKDFLAAKYADLVYNGQWFTSIREQLDAYIDASMKFVTGTVRLKLYKGNIITAGRKSPHSLYRMEYATFGAEEVYDQSDAEGFINIFGLPLTVEAILEREGARATGRRAGKA